In a genomic window of Alteromonas gilva:
- a CDS encoding DUF1190 domain-containing protein encodes MSHIQKRSKSIYLHQLRKAFAMKPLALGIASVMLSACGGSREASQIYVSPDDCKQDNPEATGQCLAAYEAALAEHNRTSPKFDTEKDCEYEFGDQRCQYVQTSSGSFFMPFMAGYMVSQLMQPRPYYSQPLYTSFSPYSPFRSRWVTSNGYVFDGDIRRRSYNAPSSTFEKKPTVNRTIKRGGFGSSVRAKSSWGSSSKSKGWGG; translated from the coding sequence ATGAGTCATATTCAAAAGCGTTCCAAAAGCATTTACTTGCATCAATTGCGTAAAGCCTTTGCCATGAAGCCTCTGGCCCTGGGTATTGCCAGTGTGATGTTATCAGCCTGCGGTGGCAGCCGCGAAGCATCGCAGATATACGTCTCACCCGATGACTGTAAGCAAGACAATCCCGAAGCAACCGGGCAGTGTCTGGCCGCCTATGAAGCCGCGCTGGCAGAGCACAATCGCACATCACCAAAGTTTGATACCGAAAAAGACTGTGAGTACGAGTTTGGCGACCAGCGTTGTCAGTATGTACAAACCTCTTCCGGTAGCTTCTTTATGCCCTTTATGGCTGGCTATATGGTAAGCCAGTTGATGCAGCCACGACCTTATTACTCACAACCCCTATATACCTCGTTTTCACCCTACTCGCCGTTTCGTTCGCGTTGGGTTACATCGAATGGTTATGTTTTTGATGGTGACATTCGTCGTCGCTCTTACAACGCGCCGTCCTCCACCTTTGAGAAAAAACCAACGGTAAACCGCACCATAAAACGTGGTGGGTTTGGTAGCTCCGTGAGAGCTAAATCAAGCTGGGGCAGTAGCAGTAAGTCTAAAGGCTGGGGCGGCTAA
- a CDS encoding DUF350 domain-containing protein, which yields MEIITNSLAGLLNFVLYFAVSVIYLFIFKVVYAFVTPHDEWKLVKEEKNVAAAIGFGGAMVGFSLALASAASNSLGLIDFTLWGIVAVIAQSLAFALLRFSFMPKIAERINNNEVSAGVMLAAMSIAVGLLNAACMTY from the coding sequence ATGGAAATCATTACCAACTCTCTGGCGGGCTTATTAAATTTTGTCCTGTATTTTGCTGTATCAGTGATTTACCTGTTCATTTTTAAAGTGGTATATGCCTTTGTTACCCCCCACGACGAATGGAAATTAGTAAAAGAAGAAAAGAACGTGGCTGCTGCTATCGGATTTGGCGGCGCAATGGTGGGTTTCAGCCTGGCGCTGGCCAGTGCCGCGTCAAACTCTCTGGGGTTGATAGACTTTACCCTGTGGGGCATTGTTGCAGTGATTGCCCAGAGCCTGGCGTTTGCGCTACTGCGCTTTAGTTTTATGCCTAAAATAGCCGAGCGTATTAACAACAACGAAGTGTCAGCAGGTGTCATGCTCGCAGCCATGTCGATTGCAGTAGGGTTATTGAACGCCGCCTGCATGACTTATTAG
- a CDS encoding YjfK family protein — protein MFKKWFKSDAPKTPQAPEVMGLYLGGSFELDELKLRLITPDLCIDGAASKHLIQAVGAATLDTGGTLLRFYTDDDAFLQVVMDGGMTENHITDVKLWYFYSTTTIGSQSQWQQCLQSGISSPTYELEGYTFKRVWDAVGSESPPVAVTEKTYEEDGDVSETDQFMMLYERDIGDDRTESLLVAGEEKIVGNNADRCLVISTGFDIQPADIRING, from the coding sequence ATGTTTAAAAAATGGTTTAAATCCGACGCCCCAAAAACGCCCCAAGCGCCGGAAGTAATGGGGCTCTACCTGGGTGGTTCCTTTGAACTGGACGAACTGAAATTACGCCTTATCACACCTGATTTGTGCATTGACGGTGCCGCCTCGAAACATCTCATTCAGGCGGTGGGTGCCGCAACGCTCGATACTGGCGGCACCTTACTGCGGTTTTACACCGATGATGATGCGTTTTTGCAAGTCGTAATGGATGGCGGCATGACAGAAAACCATATTACCGACGTCAAGTTATGGTACTTTTACTCTACCACAACAATTGGTAGCCAAAGTCAGTGGCAACAATGCCTGCAAAGTGGCATATCCTCACCCACTTATGAACTTGAAGGTTATACCTTTAAGCGGGTTTGGGATGCAGTGGGCTCCGAATCTCCGCCGGTCGCGGTCACTGAGAAAACCTACGAAGAAGATGGTGATGTCAGCGAAACCGACCAGTTTATGATGCTCTATGAACGTGACATCGGTGATGATCGTACTGAGTCACTGTTAGTGGCAGGCGAAGAAAAAATTGTCGGCAACAATGCCGATCGCTGTTTGGTTATCAGCACCGGATTTGATATACAACCAGCGGATATCCGCATCAACGGTTAA
- a CDS encoding potassium channel family protein encodes MWIKIRRVMLNYFAESRWYTIVLVTLFYAASSWLLLFAFNEHALTSSVDFIYWLAVTGSTVGYGDLSPQTPAGKIIVALYVIPLGLSIFAMIVGRVAGFIGNQWRKGLMGLSTLDVNDHILVIGWNEQRTLLLLKLLLQERQSLSRPPDIVLCVRADISNPMPGKIEFVKVESFNKDEDMDKACISSASTILIDNPLDDLTMTTALYCAQKNPSAHQVAYFNDESLVKLLQQHCPQVECTPSVAVEMLAKAAFDPGSSSLTHDLLSVDDEGQAQYSVIFPASLQPMSYQQLFMGFKRHYDATIIGCALASNQRSIKLNPSLDTVIAPEDKLYYIARKRINDVNWSSFTEQ; translated from the coding sequence ATGTGGATAAAAATCCGGCGCGTAATGCTGAATTATTTTGCTGAATCGAGGTGGTACACCATCGTTTTGGTGACGCTATTTTATGCAGCCTCTTCCTGGCTGCTTTTGTTTGCATTTAATGAACATGCGCTGACCAGCAGCGTTGACTTTATATACTGGCTCGCTGTTACCGGCTCAACCGTGGGCTATGGCGACCTGTCACCACAAACGCCCGCAGGCAAAATCATTGTTGCCCTCTATGTAATTCCGTTAGGGTTGAGTATTTTTGCCATGATAGTTGGCCGTGTGGCCGGATTTATTGGTAACCAATGGAGGAAAGGTCTTATGGGATTATCGACGCTGGATGTTAACGACCATATTCTGGTGATAGGCTGGAACGAACAACGCACGTTACTGCTGTTAAAACTGTTGCTCCAGGAACGACAGTCACTCTCCCGGCCGCCGGATATCGTATTGTGCGTCAGAGCCGATATCAGTAACCCTATGCCGGGCAAAATCGAATTTGTGAAGGTTGAATCCTTCAATAAAGATGAGGACATGGACAAAGCCTGTATTAGTTCAGCTTCGACCATTCTGATCGATAACCCGCTGGACGATTTGACCATGACCACCGCGCTATACTGCGCCCAAAAGAATCCCTCAGCGCATCAGGTCGCCTATTTTAACGACGAGAGCCTGGTGAAGTTACTGCAGCAACATTGCCCGCAGGTAGAGTGCACCCCCAGTGTGGCGGTAGAAATGCTCGCCAAGGCTGCGTTTGATCCTGGATCAAGCTCGCTGACCCATGACTTACTCAGTGTTGATGATGAAGGGCAAGCGCAGTATTCCGTGATCTTTCCTGCGTCGTTACAACCGATGAGCTACCAACAGCTGTTTATGGGCTTTAAACGTCATTATGATGCGACAATCATTGGCTGCGCCCTGGCCAGCAATCAACGTTCCATCAAGCTTAACCCAAGCCTGGATACGGTTATTGCACCAGAAGATAAGCTTTATTACATTGCCAGAAAACGTATCAATGATGTGAACTGGTCGTCGTTTACGGAGCAATAA
- a CDS encoding PspA/IM30 family protein, protein MSVWKKLITAVKGGANEAAQSVADSQAIRILEQEIREAKEELRKSDHARTQILAKCKLSQQKVDGFNQSIAEYEAHVKKAIDTDRALALDCAQKVSDLKAERDQEQQYLDQFTASEKNLAKNIQQAKANLRRLEQQVDMVKATESVQKAQVAVSSRHMGANSKMKTATESLSRIQDKQKMRSAELEAAEELASSESSDDLEKRLAAAGIKGGSTSADDELARILGK, encoded by the coding sequence ATGTCTGTTTGGAAAAAATTGATCACCGCAGTAAAAGGTGGAGCCAATGAGGCTGCCCAGTCTGTGGCAGATAGTCAGGCAATCAGAATTCTTGAACAGGAAATTCGGGAAGCAAAAGAAGAGTTGCGTAAATCTGATCATGCCCGCACACAAATACTGGCCAAATGTAAACTGTCGCAACAAAAAGTAGATGGTTTTAACCAATCTATTGCCGAATATGAAGCGCATGTCAAAAAAGCCATCGACACCGACCGTGCGCTGGCCCTGGATTGTGCTCAAAAAGTCAGTGATCTGAAAGCCGAACGCGATCAGGAACAACAGTACCTGGATCAGTTTACCGCCTCAGAGAAAAATCTGGCGAAAAACATTCAGCAGGCGAAAGCCAACCTGCGTCGTCTCGAACAGCAGGTGGATATGGTTAAAGCCACAGAGAGTGTGCAAAAAGCTCAGGTTGCGGTGTCGTCTCGTCACATGGGTGCGAACAGCAAAATGAAAACCGCGACAGAGTCGTTGTCACGTATCCAGGATAAGCAAAAAATGCGCAGCGCTGAGCTGGAAGCAGCAGAAGAGCTGGCCTCATCGGAATCCTCAGATGATCTTGAAAAACGCCTGGCGGCAGCCGGTATAAAGGGTGGCAGCACCTCAGCCGACGACGAATTAGCGCGTATACTTGGTAAATAA
- a CDS encoding DUF2170 family protein, which yields MDWDLEKLETLFKDMDDLVVTREKECLLIANQDGLDAWLAISGEQIIVESLLFNASQVADKAALDHDILSTHMLFPLTTVAISSVNGEEYYSAFGALSAQSKAESIQIEVTTLFQNVAAFLDAYESHLK from the coding sequence ATGGATTGGGATCTTGAGAAACTAGAGACCCTGTTTAAAGACATGGATGACCTGGTTGTCACCCGCGAGAAAGAATGTTTACTTATTGCAAATCAGGATGGGCTAGATGCCTGGCTGGCAATTAGCGGTGAGCAAATTATTGTTGAAAGTTTACTGTTCAATGCATCGCAGGTTGCCGATAAAGCCGCCCTTGATCACGATATTCTGTCAACTCACATGCTTTTCCCACTCACCACGGTGGCCATTTCAAGCGTTAACGGAGAAGAATACTACAGTGCATTTGGCGCACTTAGCGCCCAATCGAAAGCTGAGAGTATTCAAATTGAAGTAACAACACTGTTTCAGAACGTTGCTGCATTCCTTGACGCTTATGAGTCACACCTGAAGTAA
- a CDS encoding DUF6471 domain-containing protein, which translates to MKDQSQWRKAVQRIVRSEMSLRGMKYQGLSDRLADIGISQSADNLRNKVNKGILGADLMLQILYVLNARPLSVEMMSEVLNDCANSQ; encoded by the coding sequence TTGAAAGATCAGTCACAGTGGCGAAAAGCCGTCCAACGCATTGTCCGCTCAGAGATGTCATTGCGCGGTATGAAGTATCAGGGGCTCAGCGACAGACTCGCCGATATCGGGATTTCCCAGTCTGCTGACAATCTGCGCAATAAAGTCAACAAGGGCATCTTGGGCGCCGATCTTATGTTGCAGATTCTATACGTATTAAACGCGCGACCCTTGTCGGTAGAAATGATGTCAGAAGTGCTCAACGACTGCGCTAACAGTCAGTAA
- the queA gene encoding tRNA preQ1(34) S-adenosylmethionine ribosyltransferase-isomerase QueA yields MKLSDFSFTLPEHLIAKHPTPQRSASRLLHLSGTSGDIQHYKFTQMVDLVEPGDLLVFNNTRVIPARLLGHKASGGKVEVLVERIVDEHNALAHVRASKAPKPGTTLILESAVRVTVTGRQDALFELRFDGDGTVLEQLEDYGHMPLPPYIDRADDSSDRERYQTVYNQTPGAVAAPTAGLHFDEAILAALNAKGVNLAYVTLHVGAGTFQPVRVDNVLDHKMHSEFAIVPEDVVAAVRATKAAGKKVIAVGTTSVRSLESAALKAKPEDILDTFNADTDIFIYPGYEFKVVDAMFTNFHLPESTLIMLISAFAGRDNVLNAYAQAIENEYRFYSYGDSMFIEKA; encoded by the coding sequence ATGAAATTATCAGATTTTAGTTTTACCTTACCAGAACATCTCATTGCTAAGCATCCCACGCCACAGCGCAGTGCCAGCCGGTTATTGCATTTAAGCGGCACTAGCGGTGATATTCAGCACTATAAATTTACCCAGATGGTAGACCTTGTCGAACCCGGCGATCTGTTGGTGTTTAATAATACCCGGGTGATCCCGGCGCGCTTACTTGGCCACAAAGCTTCTGGCGGTAAGGTTGAGGTTCTGGTGGAGCGCATTGTTGATGAACACAACGCGCTGGCACATGTTCGCGCCAGCAAAGCGCCTAAACCGGGAACCACACTCATCCTTGAATCCGCTGTTAGGGTAACCGTTACCGGCCGTCAGGACGCCTTATTCGAACTTCGCTTCGACGGTGATGGCACGGTGTTAGAGCAGCTCGAAGACTATGGCCACATGCCGCTGCCGCCATATATTGATCGTGCCGATGACAGCAGTGACCGGGAACGTTATCAAACCGTTTATAATCAAACGCCGGGCGCAGTGGCGGCGCCTACCGCAGGTTTGCATTTTGACGAGGCGATCCTCGCTGCGCTCAACGCCAAAGGGGTGAACTTAGCGTATGTCACGTTACATGTTGGCGCTGGTACCTTCCAGCCCGTGCGGGTCGATAATGTACTAGACCATAAAATGCATAGCGAGTTTGCTATCGTACCCGAGGATGTCGTTGCGGCAGTAAGGGCCACCAAAGCTGCAGGTAAAAAAGTCATCGCGGTGGGAACCACATCAGTACGTTCGCTGGAATCAGCCGCGCTTAAGGCAAAGCCCGAGGATATTCTGGATACCTTTAATGCCGACACTGACATATTTATTTACCCGGGCTATGAGTTTAAAGTAGTGGATGCGATGTTCACCAATTTTCATTTACCTGAATCGACGCTGATTATGTTAATAAGTGCCTTTGCCGGACGGGATAATGTGTTGAACGCGTATGCACAGGCGATCGAAAATGAATACCGTTTTTACAGCTATGGCGACAGCATGTTTATAGAAAAAGCCTAA
- the tgt gene encoding tRNA guanosine(34) transglycosylase Tgt: MQFELHNTDGRARRGKLVFERGEVETPAFMPVGTYGTVKGMTPEELSDSGAHICLGNTFHLMLRPGTGIIKQHGDLHDFMHWQKPILTDSGGFQVFSLGDLRKITEEGVTFRSPINGEKILLTPEKSMEVQRDLGSDIVMIFDECTPFPATEQEARLSMELSLRWAKRSKAAHGNNPSALFGIIQGGMYEDLRDVSLAGLEEIGFDGYAIGGLSVGEPKEDMIRIIEHTAPKIPEHKPRYLMGVGKPEDIVEAVRRGIDMFDCVMPTRNARNGHLFVTEGVIKIRNAKHKQDTSPLDEKCDCYTCKNYSRSYLHHLDKCNEILGARLNTIHNLRYYQRVMQGLRDAIASNTLEAFVSEFYAQKNMPVPAL; the protein is encoded by the coding sequence ATGCAATTTGAACTGCACAATACCGATGGTCGCGCCCGACGAGGAAAACTTGTCTTTGAGCGTGGCGAGGTAGAAACCCCGGCTTTCATGCCAGTGGGTACGTACGGCACCGTCAAGGGGATGACGCCAGAAGAGCTGTCTGACAGCGGTGCGCATATTTGTCTTGGTAATACCTTTCATCTGATGTTGCGTCCTGGCACCGGCATCATTAAACAGCACGGTGATTTGCACGACTTTATGCACTGGCAAAAGCCCATCCTTACTGACTCTGGTGGCTTTCAGGTATTCAGCTTAGGTGATCTGCGTAAGATTACAGAAGAAGGCGTAACCTTTCGTTCACCAATAAACGGTGAAAAAATACTTCTCACGCCAGAAAAATCCATGGAAGTGCAGCGCGATCTCGGTTCTGACATCGTCATGATTTTTGATGAATGTACGCCGTTTCCGGCTACCGAGCAGGAGGCGCGCCTGTCAATGGAACTGTCACTGCGTTGGGCTAAACGCAGTAAGGCTGCCCACGGTAATAATCCGTCTGCATTGTTCGGTATTATTCAGGGCGGTATGTACGAAGATTTGCGCGATGTGTCGTTGGCGGGTCTCGAAGAGATTGGTTTTGATGGTTATGCCATTGGCGGCTTGTCGGTGGGGGAACCCAAAGAAGATATGATCCGCATCATCGAACACACGGCACCCAAAATTCCTGAGCACAAGCCACGTTACCTGATGGGGGTCGGCAAACCAGAAGATATCGTTGAGGCCGTGCGCCGCGGTATTGATATGTTTGACTGCGTGATGCCAACCCGTAATGCGCGGAACGGTCATTTATTTGTTACCGAAGGGGTTATTAAGATCCGTAACGCCAAACATAAACAGGACACTTCGCCATTAGATGAAAAATGTGATTGCTACACTTGCAAAAATTATTCTCGGTCATATTTACATCATCTCGACAAGTGCAATGAGATACTTGGCGCAAGATTAAATACCATTCATAACCTTCGATACTATCAGCGGGTTATGCAGGGGTTACGTGACGCAATAGCCAGTAATACGCTGGAAGCGTTTGTCAGCGAATTTTACGCACAGAAAAATATGCCGGTACCGGCACTATAA
- the yajC gene encoding preprotein translocase subunit YajC: protein MSLFISDAHAQTAGGGGQGGGLEMLIMLGVFGLIFYFLLYRPQAKRVKEHKALVASLSKGDEVLTQGGMVGKVTKVSDEKDFIEIALNEQTNIVVQKSAVSAVLPKGTMKSI, encoded by the coding sequence ATGAGTTTATTTATTTCCGATGCACACGCGCAAACTGCAGGTGGCGGTGGCCAGGGCGGTGGTTTAGAAATGCTGATCATGCTGGGCGTGTTCGGTCTGATTTTCTACTTCTTGCTTTATCGTCCGCAAGCCAAACGTGTAAAAGAACATAAAGCACTGGTGGCATCACTCAGTAAAGGTGATGAAGTGCTTACGCAAGGTGGCATGGTTGGCAAAGTGACTAAAGTCTCTGACGAAAAAGACTTTATCGAAATTGCGCTCAACGAGCAAACTAACATCGTTGTGCAAAAAAGTGCAGTGAGTGCGGTATTGCCAAAAGGCACTATGAAGTCTATCTAA
- the secD gene encoding protein translocase subunit SecD: MLNQNSFFKVLVVLFMVLMCGLYALPNLYGEDNAVQISGTRNTTVTAALEAQVSEALAENNIAVKSIDFADEQLLIRLPDSDSQLKARDLLDVELGSDYVVAMNLAPDTPEWLESLGGTPMKLGLDLRGGVHFLMEVDMNEAIKKSMEDAESDFRTALREEKLRYRAVNVRDGYIDIQFRDEATLDKAEFFLENRNRDLTYEEMDDLVLRARFSEQKLAEIRDYAVKQNITIIRNRVNQLGVAEPVVQKQGADRIVVQLPGIQDTAQAKEILNATATLEFRMVDQDNDVRDAVNGRVPPGSQLLYEGERPVLLDKRVVVTGNHIIDANSGVDEYGMPQVSISLDSEGGNKMSRNTRENIGQPMATVFIEYKATGERDANDKLIFEREEEVINVATIRGQFASNFQITGLGSPKEARDLSLLLRAGALIAPIQIVEERTVGPSLGQENIDLGMQAIMWGLALVLVFMLIYYKAFGIVANIALALNLVMIVGIMSMIPGATLSLPGMAGIVLTVGMAVDANVLIFERIREELRDGRSPQQAIHQGYDSAFSTILDANITTFIAGLILFAVGTGPIKGFSITLMIGIATSMFTAIIVTRVIVNAVWGGRRVDKLAI; encoded by the coding sequence GTGTTAAACCAAAACTCTTTCTTTAAGGTGTTGGTGGTACTGTTTATGGTACTGATGTGCGGCTTGTACGCACTACCAAACCTCTACGGCGAGGACAACGCCGTACAAATATCCGGTACTCGCAATACCACGGTGACCGCAGCGCTTGAAGCGCAGGTGAGCGAAGCCCTGGCCGAAAACAATATTGCAGTCAAATCAATAGATTTTGCCGACGAGCAATTACTGATCCGGCTGCCAGATTCCGATAGCCAGTTAAAGGCACGTGATTTGTTGGATGTGGAGCTGGGCAGTGATTATGTTGTCGCAATGAACCTGGCACCGGATACGCCTGAATGGCTCGAAAGCCTGGGCGGCACGCCGATGAAGCTGGGCCTTGATTTACGTGGTGGCGTGCATTTCCTGATGGAAGTAGACATGAACGAAGCCATTAAGAAATCAATGGAAGATGCCGAAAGCGATTTTCGCACCGCGTTGCGTGAAGAAAAGCTGCGCTATCGCGCTGTTAATGTGCGCGATGGTTACATTGACATCCAGTTTCGTGATGAAGCGACACTCGATAAAGCCGAGTTTTTCTTAGAAAATCGCAACCGCGATCTCACTTACGAAGAAATGGATGATCTGGTACTTCGTGCTCGTTTTTCAGAGCAAAAGTTAGCCGAGATAAGAGATTACGCGGTGAAGCAGAATATTACCATCATTCGTAACCGGGTAAATCAGCTTGGCGTGGCCGAGCCGGTTGTGCAAAAACAAGGTGCCGATCGGATAGTAGTGCAACTGCCAGGTATCCAGGACACTGCGCAGGCCAAAGAAATTCTTAACGCCACCGCAACCCTTGAATTTCGCATGGTAGACCAGGATAACGACGTACGTGATGCCGTAAATGGGCGCGTACCACCCGGATCACAACTGCTTTATGAAGGTGAGCGGCCGGTGTTGCTCGACAAACGCGTTGTGGTAACCGGCAACCATATTATCGACGCCAATAGCGGTGTTGACGAGTATGGTATGCCGCAGGTCAGTATTTCTCTTGATTCTGAAGGTGGTAATAAAATGTCGCGCAATACGCGCGAAAATATCGGGCAGCCTATGGCGACCGTGTTTATTGAATATAAAGCCACCGGCGAACGGGATGCCAACGACAAGCTGATTTTTGAGCGCGAAGAAGAAGTCATTAATGTGGCGACCATTCGTGGTCAGTTTGCCAGCAACTTCCAGATCACTGGCTTAGGATCTCCCAAAGAAGCACGCGATTTGAGCTTACTGTTGCGCGCTGGTGCATTGATTGCGCCGATCCAGATAGTTGAAGAACGTACCGTTGGTCCAAGCCTTGGGCAGGAAAATATTGACTTAGGCATGCAAGCCATCATGTGGGGCTTGGCCCTGGTACTAGTGTTTATGCTGATTTACTACAAAGCTTTCGGTATTGTGGCGAATATTGCACTGGCGCTTAACCTGGTCATGATCGTCGGTATTATGTCGATGATCCCTGGGGCGACACTTTCACTGCCGGGTATGGCGGGTATAGTGCTGACAGTCGGTATGGCGGTTGACGCCAATGTACTCATTTTTGAGCGTATCCGCGAAGAATTGCGTGATGGACGAAGTCCGCAACAAGCCATTCACCAAGGCTACGATAGTGCATTCTCAACGATTTTGGATGCCAATATAACGACATTTATTGCCGGTTTAATTTTGTTTGCTGTGGGTACCGGACCAATCAAAGGCTTCTCGATTACGCTAATGATTGGTATTGCCACGTCAATGTTTACTGCGATTATTGTAACCCGGGTGATTGTTAACGCCGTATGGGGTGGTCGCCGTGTTGACAAGCTGGCGATATAG
- the secF gene encoding protein translocase subunit SecF, with product MQLLKLSNTINFMKLRIPAMVLSTVLILASLFSLATNSLNWGLDFTGGTLIEVGYDQAADLSAIRSTLAENEFADAVVQNFGSSTEVLIRLAPREGVKAVTIGDQVIEILRQSDASVEKRRIEFVGPNVGEELTEQGGLAMLVALICILIYVAARFEWRFALGSVSALVHDVFLTLGLFSVLQIEFDLTVLAAVLAVIGYSLNDTIVVSDRIRENFRKIRKGEPEEIVNISLTQTLNRTIITSLTTVLVLMALFFKGGALIHGFATALLFGVIVGTYSSIYIASSVALALGISKEDLMPPQVEKEGEDLDSLP from the coding sequence ATGCAATTATTAAAATTATCCAATACGATTAACTTCATGAAATTGCGGATCCCCGCAATGGTGTTATCGACTGTACTGATCCTCGCTTCTTTATTCTCGCTGGCAACCAATAGCCTTAACTGGGGGCTGGATTTTACCGGTGGTACGCTGATAGAGGTCGGCTACGATCAGGCCGCCGACCTGAGCGCTATCCGTTCTACGCTGGCCGAAAATGAATTTGCCGATGCCGTGGTACAAAACTTTGGTAGCAGTACCGAAGTGCTGATCCGTTTAGCACCAAGAGAAGGTGTTAAAGCGGTCACTATTGGCGATCAGGTGATTGAGATCCTCAGACAATCCGATGCCAGCGTTGAAAAGCGCCGCATAGAGTTTGTTGGCCCTAATGTAGGTGAAGAACTAACAGAGCAGGGCGGTCTGGCGATGTTGGTGGCACTGATATGTATTCTTATTTACGTTGCTGCGCGCTTTGAGTGGCGCTTTGCGTTGGGTTCGGTATCGGCATTGGTTCACGATGTATTTTTGACGCTGGGGCTGTTTTCAGTATTGCAAATAGAATTCGATCTAACCGTACTGGCCGCCGTGTTAGCGGTAATCGGCTATTCACTTAACGATACTATTGTGGTTTCAGACCGTATTCGCGAAAACTTCCGTAAAATTCGTAAAGGTGAGCCAGAAGAGATAGTGAATATTTCACTCACCCAGACCCTTAACCGAACTATCATTACTTCATTGACTACCGTGCTGGTATTGATGGCGTTGTTCTTTAAGGGTGGGGCGCTTATTCATGGTTTTGCAACGGCACTTTTATTTGGTGTTATCGTAGGTACATACTCGTCTATTTATATCGCAAGCTCTGTAGCGCTTGCGCTGGGTATCAGCAAAGAAGATCTGATGCCGCCACAGGTCGAGAAAGAAGGCGAAGATTTAGATTCTTTGCCTTAA
- a CDS encoding ComEA family DNA-binding protein — protein MKFLIVKICLIALAWIASFNAVSVSAAVVKTADKTAQIATAESRINVNTATLEQLMTLPGIGESKAAAIISHRQTEGPFTTPDDLVKVKGIGTKLLAKLIDVIEAS, from the coding sequence ATGAAATTCTTAATCGTAAAAATATGTTTAATAGCACTGGCATGGATTGCCAGTTTCAATGCTGTATCCGTTAGCGCAGCAGTCGTTAAAACCGCTGATAAAACCGCTCAGATTGCCACCGCTGAATCGCGAATCAACGTTAATACGGCAACGCTTGAGCAGCTAATGACCCTGCCAGGTATTGGTGAAAGCAAAGCCGCAGCGATTATTAGTCACCGTCAAACCGAAGGTCCATTTACTACACCTGATGACTTGGTCAAAGTAAAAGGCATTGGCACCAAACTGCTGGCGAAACTGATTGACGTTATTGAAGCCAGCTGA